A DNA window from Nymphaea colorata isolate Beijing-Zhang1983 unplaced genomic scaffold, ASM883128v2 scaffold0219, whole genome shotgun sequence contains the following coding sequences:
- the LOC116268323 gene encoding uncharacterized protein LOC116268323 produces MDAAVRFKTISINMLTMVWAGTPMFLVLLRYIPTWRYSFVLFGLIWLGTLPFAYFCFLESPRFLLSKKCYSQVREIFEKISITNKRPPYKYKLMEEMDVENEEFLKFKGDDERENSKGSDWLGIKQYNYLDLFRYGSVKKATFFLMYLWMFRFFMYFALNLALESVLQSGSILTIAISTSSFFEVIGTFGILILTFMFKKKYTLLEIIKGCTMMLSILCGGLWLIEINNECKVFEEYSGFCLEIVLMILLVSLIKFTNSIFFSALIPYSS; encoded by the coding sequence ATGGATGCAGCTGTGCGCTTCAAAACGATATCGATCAACATGCTCACCATGGTCTGGGCTGGAACCCCCATGTTCCTCGTGCTTCTAAGGTATATCCCGACCTGGCGGTACAGCTTCGTGCTGTTCGGACTCATCTGGCTGGGCACCCTCCCCTTCGCCTACTTCTGCTTCCTCGAGAGTCCCCGCTTCCTCCTCAGCAAGAAGTGCTACAGCCAGGTTCGCGAGATCTTCGAGAAGATTTCCATCACCAACAAACGACCGCCCTACAAGTACAAGCTGATGGAGGAAATGGACGTGGAGAATGAGGAGTTTTTGAAGTTCAAGGGGGACGACGAGAGGGAAAACTCGAAGGGCAGCGACTGGCTGGGCATTAAGCAATACAACTATCTCGACCTGTTCAGGTACGGTTCGGTGAAGAAGGCCACCTTCTTCCTCATGTACTTGTGGATGTTTCGCTTCTTCATGTACTTCGCCTTGAACCTCGCCCTAGAGTCTGTGCTGCAGTCCGGCTCCATCCTCACCATCGCCATCTCCACCTCATCCTTCTTCGAGGTGATCGGCACTTTCGGCATCCTCATCCTCACCTTCATGTTCAAGAAGAAGTACACGCTGCTCGAGATCATCAAGGGGTGCACGATGATGCTGTCCATCCTGTGCGGCGGTCTGTGGCTGATCGAAATCAACAACGAGTGCAAGGTCTTCGAGGAGTACTCTGGCTTCTGCTTGGAGATAGTGCTGATGATCCTGCTGGTGAGCTTGATCAAGTTCACCAACTCCATCTTCTTCTCAGCTCTAATCCCCTACTCCTCATAA